The Streptomyces sp. NBC_00440 genome contains a region encoding:
- a CDS encoding FAD binding domain-containing protein: MKPFGYVRARSTEDAVHHFLSLPDARFLGGGTNLVDLMKLGVEAPGTLVDVSGLPLDTVSELPGGGLRIGATVRNSDLAAHPAVRRDLPVLAQALLSGASGQLRNMATTGGNLLQRTRCPYFQDTGQPCNKREPGSGCGALDGVNRDHAVLGHSAHCVATHPSDMAVALAALDAEIELVGPGGERKVPVADFHRLPGDRPQQDTVIRPGELITSVVVPASSGGMPSAYRKARDRSSYAFALVSVAAVLAVGDDGLIRHARLCFGGVAHKPWRAVTAEALLVGAPAGEDTYLRAAEAELAQAAPLSGNAFKVRLARRLAVDTLARLADRG, encoded by the coding sequence GTGAAGCCGTTCGGTTACGTCAGGGCCCGCAGCACCGAGGACGCCGTGCACCACTTCCTCTCGCTGCCGGACGCCCGCTTCCTCGGCGGCGGTACCAATCTCGTCGACCTCATGAAACTCGGTGTGGAGGCCCCCGGCACCCTCGTCGACGTCAGCGGGCTGCCCCTCGACACCGTCAGCGAACTGCCCGGCGGCGGGCTCCGGATCGGGGCGACCGTGCGCAACAGCGACCTCGCCGCGCATCCGGCGGTGCGCCGCGACCTGCCCGTCCTGGCCCAGGCCCTGCTGTCCGGCGCGTCGGGCCAGCTCCGCAACATGGCCACCACCGGGGGCAACCTCCTCCAGCGGACCCGCTGCCCGTACTTCCAGGACACCGGGCAGCCCTGCAACAAGCGCGAACCGGGCTCCGGTTGCGGGGCCCTCGACGGCGTCAACCGCGACCACGCCGTGCTCGGCCACTCCGCGCACTGCGTGGCCACCCATCCCTCCGACATGGCGGTCGCCCTGGCGGCCCTCGACGCCGAAATCGAACTCGTCGGTCCCGGAGGCGAACGGAAGGTCCCCGTGGCCGACTTCCACCGCCTTCCCGGCGACCGCCCCCAGCAGGACACCGTCATCCGGCCCGGAGAGCTGATCACCTCGGTGGTGGTCCCGGCGTCGTCCGGGGGGATGCCCTCCGCGTACCGCAAGGCGCGCGACCGGTCCTCGTACGCCTTCGCGCTCGTCTCCGTCGCGGCCGTCCTGGCCGTCGGCGACGACGGGCTGATCCGCCACGCGCGCCTCTGCTTCGGCGGCGTCGCGCACAAACCCTGGCGCGCGGTGACCGCCGAGGCGCTCCTCGTCGGAGCTCCGGCAGGCGAGGACACCTATCTGCGCGCCGCCGAGGCCGAACTGGCACAGGCCGCACCGCTGTCCGGCAACGCCTTCAAGGTGAGGCTCGCCCGCCGTCTGGCGGTCGACACCCTGGCCCGTCTCGCTGACCGCGGCTGA
- a CDS encoding 2Fe-2S iron-sulfur cluster-binding protein — MQPSTGRPRPRDPAGKTPVWSTVTLRVNGMAHTLELDHRTTVLDALRDEIGLTGAKKGCDHGQCGACTVLVGGRRANSCLLLAVAHQDAPITTIEGLVSAGAPHPVQEAFLDRDGFQCGYCTPGQICSAVGVLAEAAAGHPSHVTAAADLADEGPAELTPDEIRERMSGNLCRCGAYPRIVEAVADVIA; from the coding sequence ATGCAGCCGAGCACCGGACGGCCCCGGCCGCGCGACCCGGCAGGGAAGACGCCCGTGTGGTCGACCGTGACCCTGCGGGTCAACGGGATGGCGCACACCCTGGAACTCGACCACCGCACCACGGTCCTGGACGCCCTCAGGGACGAGATCGGGCTCACGGGTGCGAAAAAGGGCTGCGACCACGGGCAGTGCGGCGCCTGCACGGTGCTGGTCGGCGGACGCCGGGCCAACAGCTGCCTGCTGCTGGCCGTCGCCCACCAGGACGCCCCCATCACCACCATCGAGGGCCTCGTTTCCGCCGGCGCCCCGCACCCCGTCCAGGAGGCCTTCCTGGACCGTGACGGATTCCAGTGCGGCTACTGCACCCCGGGGCAGATCTGCTCGGCGGTCGGCGTGCTGGCCGAAGCCGCCGCGGGCCACCCCTCCCACGTCACGGCGGCGGCCGACCTCGCCGACGAGGGACCCGCCGAGCTCACCCCGGACGAGATCCGGGAGCGGATGAGCGGCAATCTGTGCCGGTGCGGCGCCTACCCCCGTATCGTCGAAGCCGTCGCGGACGTGATCGCGTGA
- a CDS encoding phosphoribosyltransferase: MRFRDRREAGRDLAAALLASVAADGLVRPLVLGLPRGGVPVAAEVARALEAPLDVLVVRKIGAPGQPETGVGAIAGDDPPLFDSRSLRWLGLSEDALASAVARERTELHRREDLYRHGRPPLVCEGRTVILVDDGLATGVTARAAVRHLRRQAPGRLLLAVPVGAADGTAALRQEADDVICLQQPALFQAVGQWYEQFDQTSDGEVIEILREFTVPT; this comes from the coding sequence ATGCGATTCCGCGACCGCCGGGAAGCCGGGCGGGACCTCGCCGCCGCGCTCCTCGCATCAGTGGCCGCCGACGGCCTCGTCCGCCCCCTGGTGCTGGGGCTGCCACGTGGCGGTGTGCCCGTCGCCGCGGAGGTCGCCCGGGCCCTGGAAGCGCCGCTGGACGTGCTCGTCGTACGGAAGATCGGCGCACCGGGACAGCCGGAGACGGGGGTCGGAGCGATCGCCGGCGATGACCCGCCGCTGTTCGACTCGCGGTCCTTGCGGTGGCTCGGCCTGAGCGAGGACGCGCTCGCCTCCGCCGTCGCCCGCGAGCGCACCGAACTCCACCGCCGGGAAGACCTCTACCGGCACGGCCGGCCGCCACTCGTGTGCGAGGGCCGAACCGTGATCCTCGTCGACGACGGACTCGCCACCGGCGTCACGGCACGCGCGGCCGTGCGTCATCTGCGCCGCCAGGCACCCGGCCGTCTGCTCCTGGCGGTCCCCGTGGGCGCTGCCGACGGCACCGCGGCGCTGCGCCAGGAGGCCGACGATGTGATCTGCCTCCAGCAGCCGGCACTCTTCCAGGCGGTCGGGCAGTGGTACGAGCAGTTCGACCAGACCTCCGACGGCGAGGTGATCGAGATCCTGCGGGAGTTCACGGTCCCGACCTGA
- a CDS encoding erythromycin esterase family protein, which yields MTSRRSDTEPRADLIQESAQPLTGPASLDPLLERIGDARYVLLGEASHGSTDYYRWRAVLTRRLIEEKGFSFVAVEGDWPDCQAVHSSVTAAPGAPEDPLDVLMEFGRWPTWMWANTNVLRFARWLREYNTVLPQGSSRVGFFGLDVYSLWESLDAVIGYLDEHAPAEPAGALEAYRCFEPYAGDPRSYAHATRFVPSGCEREVLALLVRLRQFTEDPEAADGGFVQFTARQNAEVLAGAERYYRAMVGGGPESWNIRDHHMADTLDRLMEHHGPDAKAVVWAHNTHVGDARATDMPAAGVVSLGQLVRERHATEGVVLVGFGSYDGTVIAAGHWGDHPSMMRVPPARTDSVEELLHRALPGGAGLFVFPEGVHQGVPAGHSPDWFDEERDHRAIGVVYRPDAEKRGNYVPTVLGERYDAFVFLDRSQALAPLHGAPLGTGEEETWPTGM from the coding sequence ATGACCTCCAGGCGGTCGGACACGGAGCCCCGGGCGGACCTGATCCAGGAGAGTGCCCAGCCGCTGACCGGCCCCGCGTCCCTCGACCCGCTGCTGGAGCGGATCGGTGACGCACGGTACGTACTGCTGGGCGAGGCCTCCCACGGAAGTACCGATTATTACCGCTGGAGGGCGGTACTGACGCGCCGGCTGATCGAGGAGAAGGGCTTCTCCTTCGTCGCGGTCGAGGGTGACTGGCCGGACTGCCAGGCCGTTCACTCCTCGGTCACGGCAGCGCCGGGCGCCCCGGAGGACCCGCTCGATGTGCTGATGGAGTTCGGCCGCTGGCCGACATGGATGTGGGCCAACACCAACGTGCTCCGCTTCGCCCGGTGGCTGCGCGAGTACAACACCGTTCTGCCGCAGGGCAGTTCACGCGTGGGCTTCTTCGGCCTGGACGTCTACTCGCTGTGGGAGTCGCTGGACGCCGTGATCGGCTACCTCGACGAACATGCCCCGGCCGAGCCGGCGGGCGCACTGGAGGCGTACCGCTGCTTCGAGCCGTACGCCGGGGATCCCCGCTCCTACGCACACGCCACCCGGTTCGTGCCGTCCGGTTGCGAGCGCGAAGTCCTCGCCCTGCTGGTGCGGTTGAGGCAGTTCACGGAGGACCCCGAGGCGGCAGACGGCGGCTTCGTGCAATTCACCGCACGGCAGAACGCGGAAGTGCTGGCCGGCGCCGAACGCTACTACCGGGCCATGGTGGGCGGCGGCCCGGAGTCCTGGAACATCCGTGACCACCACATGGCTGACACCCTCGACCGGCTCATGGAGCACCATGGTCCCGACGCGAAGGCTGTGGTGTGGGCACACAACACCCATGTCGGAGACGCTCGGGCCACCGACATGCCTGCGGCCGGAGTGGTCAGTCTCGGCCAGCTCGTTCGCGAACGCCACGCCACGGAAGGCGTCGTACTGGTCGGTTTCGGCTCCTACGACGGAACGGTGATCGCCGCCGGCCACTGGGGCGATCACCCGAGCATGATGCGCGTACCTCCCGCGCGGACCGACAGCGTGGAGGAACTGCTGCACCGGGCACTTCCCGGCGGTGCGGGACTGTTCGTCTTCCCGGAGGGCGTCCATCAGGGGGTGCCGGCCGGCCACAGCCCCGACTGGTTCGACGAGGAGCGGGACCACCGTGCCATCGGAGTGGTCTACCGGCCGGATGCCGAGAAGCGCGGCAACTACGTCCCCACCGTGCTCGGTGAACGCTACGACGCCTTCGTCTTCCTCGACCGCAGCCAGGCCCTCGCCCCGCTCCACGGCGCTCCGTTGGGCACGGGCGAGGAGGAGACGTGGCCCACCGGGATGTGA